Proteins found in one Williamwhitmania sp. genomic segment:
- a CDS encoding cation-translocating P-type ATPase — translation MQTSIDASKLKGLTSQEVASKLEKEGYNELPSSKPKNVAQIALSVVKEPMFILLVACGTLYLTLGNLQEGIMLMGFVFVIMGIEFYQEKKTEQALDALKDLASPRALVIRDGETKRIPGKEVVTDDIVVLQEGDRVPADALVLSSINLSADESMLTGESLPVLKREWTEGDKPFVPGGDDIPVVYSGSMIVQGNGIVRVTATAINTEIGKIGKALESVKEEPTQLKREIGKMVKRLAIIGIVLCIMVITIYTITRGDLLNGFLAGITLAMAMLPEEFPVVLTIFLALGAWRISKKSVLTRKPAAIETLGSATVLCTDKTGTLTQNKMTVASLNNGADTFGIHANGTIPEPFHEIIEYGILASQANPFDPMERAIINVGEQFLQNTEHIHSTWVMEKEYPLSKDLLAMSRVFSNTGSEERVIAAKGAPEAIFDLCHLTSSTAATFEKELAQMASNGLRVLGVAKAKLLPGSLPSQQHDFDFEFLGLIGLADPIRPNVPKAIKECHNAGIRVIMITGDYPVTAINIGREIGLTNPDLCITGPELQNMTDEELNERIKDVNIFARVVPEQKLKIVNALKRNKEVVAMTGDGINDAPALKAANIGIAMGEKGTDVAREASSLVLMDDNFASIVAAIRMGRRIFDNLQKALSYIFAIHVPIAGLSLIPVLSGSLPLILWPVHIVFLELIIDPACSIVFEAEVEEKNVMSRPPKKIDEPFFGLKKILLSCTQGVSILIISLLVYFIGLKLGYTEKEVRTLTFVTLIVSNIAIILSNRSWTSNIFQILRTPNKAVLWVVGGAILFLILALNVPFLQELFLFGKVSAVAILISTLAGLSSIAWFEIYKQMKRA, via the coding sequence ATGCAAACCTCCATTGATGCTTCCAAACTTAAAGGGCTAACCTCACAAGAGGTAGCGAGCAAACTAGAAAAAGAGGGTTACAATGAACTACCCTCCTCAAAGCCAAAAAATGTAGCCCAAATTGCGCTGAGCGTCGTTAAGGAGCCCATGTTTATCCTCCTTGTTGCGTGCGGAACCCTCTACCTTACACTAGGTAACTTACAGGAAGGCATCATGCTCATGGGGTTCGTTTTTGTCATCATGGGCATTGAGTTCTACCAGGAGAAGAAAACCGAACAGGCGCTGGATGCGCTCAAAGACTTAGCTAGCCCAAGGGCACTTGTTATACGTGACGGAGAAACGAAGAGAATACCGGGAAAGGAGGTTGTAACCGACGACATTGTCGTACTTCAGGAAGGAGACCGGGTTCCGGCTGATGCTCTGGTTCTCAGTAGCATCAACCTGTCAGCAGACGAGTCGATGCTTACCGGAGAGTCGCTGCCTGTGCTGAAAAGGGAATGGACGGAAGGTGATAAACCGTTCGTTCCTGGCGGGGATGACATACCCGTTGTTTACTCGGGCTCCATGATAGTTCAGGGAAATGGAATTGTTAGGGTCACCGCAACCGCCATCAACACGGAGATTGGCAAAATTGGCAAGGCGCTGGAGTCGGTGAAAGAGGAGCCTACACAGCTGAAAAGAGAAATTGGTAAGATGGTAAAGCGTCTGGCAATTATTGGGATAGTGCTGTGCATCATGGTTATTACTATTTACACGATTACGAGAGGTGATCTGCTGAATGGATTTTTGGCCGGCATTACTCTAGCCATGGCCATGCTTCCAGAAGAATTTCCTGTGGTATTAACCATCTTTCTGGCACTTGGTGCCTGGCGAATATCGAAAAAGAGTGTTTTAACGCGCAAGCCGGCAGCCATTGAAACACTTGGTTCTGCAACGGTACTGTGCACCGATAAAACGGGCACCCTCACCCAGAACAAAATGACCGTAGCATCGCTCAATAACGGTGCTGATACTTTTGGAATACATGCAAATGGAACAATCCCCGAACCTTTTCATGAAATTATCGAATACGGAATTTTGGCAAGTCAGGCAAACCCGTTCGACCCCATGGAACGGGCAATAATTAACGTGGGTGAGCAATTCCTTCAAAACACTGAGCATATCCATTCAACCTGGGTAATGGAAAAAGAATATCCGCTATCCAAAGACTTGCTGGCAATGTCGAGGGTATTCTCAAATACCGGCTCAGAGGAGAGGGTGATTGCTGCCAAGGGCGCTCCCGAAGCCATCTTCGACCTATGTCACCTAACAAGCTCAACCGCTGCCACCTTCGAAAAAGAGCTAGCACAAATGGCATCCAACGGTCTGCGGGTGCTCGGCGTAGCTAAAGCAAAATTGCTCCCGGGTAGCCTTCCCTCCCAGCAGCACGATTTTGATTTTGAATTCTTAGGGTTGATAGGCCTAGCAGATCCCATCCGACCCAATGTGCCAAAAGCCATTAAAGAGTGCCACAATGCAGGTATTCGGGTAATAATGATTACTGGCGATTACCCCGTAACAGCAATCAATATTGGGCGAGAAATTGGCTTAACCAATCCAGACCTCTGCATTACCGGCCCGGAGCTACAAAACATGACAGACGAAGAGCTCAACGAGCGAATCAAGGATGTCAACATCTTTGCACGGGTGGTACCGGAGCAAAAACTAAAAATAGTAAATGCGCTAAAACGGAATAAAGAGGTTGTTGCCATGACCGGTGATGGAATTAACGATGCTCCTGCTCTAAAGGCAGCAAACATTGGCATTGCCATGGGCGAAAAGGGTACCGATGTGGCCAGAGAAGCCTCCTCTCTCGTTCTAATGGATGACAACTTTGCCTCAATTGTTGCAGCCATAAGAATGGGCCGACGAATATTCGATAACCTGCAAAAGGCACTGAGCTACATCTTTGCCATTCACGTTCCAATTGCAGGTCTGTCGCTAATCCCAGTGCTCTCTGGAAGCCTACCACTAATTCTCTGGCCGGTTCACATCGTCTTTCTTGAACTAATTATCGACCCGGCATGCTCCATTGTTTTTGAGGCTGAGGTTGAGGAAAAGAACGTAATGTCCCGACCACCAAAGAAAATTGATGAGCCGTTTTTTGGTCTGAAGAAAATATTGCTGAGCTGCACCCAGGGCGTGAGCATTTTGATAATTTCGCTCCTCGTATACTTTATTGGTCTCAAGTTGGGTTACACCGAAAAGGAGGTGAGAACCTTAACATTTGTTACACTTATTGTTTCCAACATAGCAATCATTCTCTCGAACCGCTCGTGGACTTCCAATATCTTCCAGATTCTGCGTACTCCCAATAAAGCGGTACTGTGGGTTGTTGGCGGTGCCATCCTCTTTTTGATTCTTGCCCTCAACGTTCCATTTCTTCAAGAGCTCTTTCTTTTTGGGAAGGTTAGCGCTGTAGCAATATTGATAAGCACATTAGCAGGACTATCGAGCATTGCTTGGTTCGAAATATATAAGCAGATGAAAAGGGCATAG
- a CDS encoding sodium:proton antiporter: MEPLLFIVIALVLGTLTRHFLKRMPIPYTVLLVVVGVLLGIATRFDFFAKSMEEVMRSIAWAGAINPHVVLFVFLPTLIFEAAFGMDWHTFRKTAVNATLLAGPGIMLAMGLTAALLIGVRVLDIGLGQWTWPIALMFGAVISATDPVAVVAILRELGASKRLSTLIDGESILNDGTAIVLFMVFYLPLAGQASELNPFLDFLKVAIGGALLGLVMARIVMFWLKRVFNDAMVEIVVILATAYLTFYLAEEFLHVSGVLSLFGLGITMSSVGKTRISPEVNKFLHEFWELAVYIANTLIFIIVGVVIASRISFTASDFMVLLILYIGLHAIRAVMIGLLYPVMKRSGYGLNFKDSIVAWYGALRGAVGLALALIVAGMDSLPMEVRNQFLFLTAGIVLLTLLVNATTIKVLVDKLGLTRMAASKAAILNQTYRTVSEAMDTEESEISSSRYFKHADRQTIESFLPRYQEVRVEENLQISELAELRRRILEREKASYWEQFNKGVVTSDSIIKLTETISEMLDKEGNLPLDERSDLEDLLRNSKMLSTLQQLSWLFAIYRYLNRNKLMMSYDFGMAFVEAQGASLMLVDSFGKTMQQTPTVEQNIEILRDEISHNLIQGQTFIRNFRKYYPEIYTEITTRQAVQTLLNAEKAKVEELLESGRIDYTEAEKMLESVAERMKKIQKYSYRSRV; this comes from the coding sequence ATGGAGCCCTTACTATTTATCGTTATCGCGCTGGTGTTGGGAACGCTTACGCGACATTTTCTAAAGCGGATGCCCATTCCTTACACCGTGTTGCTGGTGGTGGTGGGCGTGCTGCTGGGTATTGCCACCCGTTTCGATTTTTTTGCCAAATCGATGGAGGAGGTCATGCGCTCCATTGCCTGGGCCGGAGCCATCAACCCGCACGTGGTGCTGTTTGTGTTCCTGCCCACCCTAATTTTCGAGGCGGCATTTGGCATGGACTGGCACACCTTTCGCAAAACGGCCGTAAATGCCACCTTGCTCGCCGGTCCCGGAATTATGCTTGCCATGGGCCTTACCGCAGCGCTGCTCATTGGTGTAAGAGTGCTCGATATTGGTCTTGGACAGTGGACTTGGCCCATTGCGCTTATGTTTGGCGCGGTAATTAGCGCCACCGACCCAGTTGCCGTTGTAGCCATTCTACGGGAGCTGGGTGCCAGCAAGAGGCTCTCCACGCTCATCGATGGCGAGTCCATTCTAAACGATGGCACCGCCATTGTGCTGTTTATGGTATTCTACCTTCCGCTTGCGGGACAAGCCTCCGAGCTAAACCCGTTCCTCGACTTTCTCAAGGTGGCCATTGGCGGTGCTCTGCTGGGATTGGTAATGGCCCGTATCGTAATGTTTTGGCTCAAGCGGGTGTTCAACGATGCCATGGTGGAGATTGTGGTTATTCTGGCCACTGCCTACCTCACCTTCTACCTTGCCGAGGAGTTTTTGCACGTCTCCGGAGTGCTGTCGCTATTTGGGTTGGGCATAACCATGTCGAGCGTGGGTAAAACCCGCATCAGCCCGGAGGTAAACAAGTTTTTGCATGAGTTTTGGGAGTTGGCGGTATACATTGCCAATACGCTTATCTTCATAATTGTGGGCGTGGTAATTGCCAGCCGCATCAGCTTTACGGCTTCCGATTTTATGGTTTTACTGATTCTCTACATTGGCCTGCATGCCATAAGGGCCGTAATGATTGGCCTGCTTTATCCGGTTATGAAACGGTCAGGGTATGGCCTAAATTTCAAGGATTCCATCGTGGCCTGGTATGGCGCCCTTCGTGGGGCCGTTGGTCTTGCGCTGGCGCTGATTGTTGCCGGTATGGACTCGCTACCCATGGAGGTGCGCAACCAGTTCCTGTTCCTCACCGCGGGTATTGTGCTGCTCACCCTGCTGGTGAATGCCACTACCATAAAGGTGCTTGTGGATAAGCTGGGGTTAACACGCATGGCTGCTTCCAAGGCGGCAATACTTAACCAGACCTACCGAACCGTTTCGGAGGCAATGGATACAGAGGAATCCGAAATATCTTCGAGCCGCTACTTTAAGCATGCCGATAGGCAGACCATAGAATCATTTTTGCCCCGCTACCAGGAGGTGAGGGTGGAGGAGAACTTGCAGATAAGCGAGTTGGCCGAACTGCGTCGTCGGATACTGGAACGGGAAAAGGCCAGCTACTGGGAGCAGTTCAACAAGGGAGTTGTTACCTCCGATTCGATTATTAAGCTCACCGAAACCATCAGCGAAATGCTCGACAAGGAGGGCAACCTACCGCTCGATGAGCGGAGCGATCTGGAAGACCTCCTTCGTAATTCCAAAATGCTTAGCACGCTGCAGCAACTATCATGGCTATTTGCAATATACCGCTACCTGAACCGCAACAAGCTAATGATGAGCTACGACTTTGGGATGGCATTTGTGGAGGCTCAGGGCGCCAGCCTTATGCTTGTTGATAGCTTTGGGAAAACCATGCAGCAAACTCCTACAGTGGAGCAGAATATCGAGATTCTGCGCGATGAAATTAGCCACAACCTTATCCAAGGGCAGACGTTTATTCGGAATTTTAGGAAATACTATCCCGAGATTTATACTGAGATAACCACCCGCCAAGCAGTTCAAACGCTGCTCAATGCTGAAAAGGCCAAGGTGGAGGAGCTGCTCGAGTCTGGAAGAATTGATTATACCGAGGCCGAAAAGATGCTCGAAAGTGTGGCGGAGCGCATGAAGAAGATACAAAAGTATAGCTACCGAAGTAGAGTGTAG
- a CDS encoding MarR family transcriptional regulator: protein MEKLLDAISQLSNMIGQTEESAKEQYNLSNLTQIQMHYLETIDALNNPNITELAARLKLTKPTVKVAVDKLIEKSYIYKIQSDEDRRSAHLHLTEKGKLINQMHGYAHKLIAESIRKKLNDDELESLLRLLTKIVSD from the coding sequence ATGGAAAAATTACTCGACGCAATATCGCAGCTATCAAACATGATTGGACAGACTGAGGAGTCGGCAAAGGAGCAGTACAACTTATCCAATCTCACCCAAATCCAGATGCACTATTTGGAAACCATTGACGCGCTCAATAATCCCAATATTACAGAACTTGCAGCCCGACTCAAGCTCACAAAACCAACCGTTAAAGTGGCTGTTGACAAGCTCATTGAGAAGAGTTACATATACAAAATTCAGTCCGACGAGGATAGGCGAAGCGCACATTTGCACCTGACCGAAAAGGGCAAGCTAATTAATCAGATGCACGGCTATGCGCACAAGCTCATTGCCGAGTCTATCCGCAAAAAATTGAACGACGACGAGCTGGAATCATTGCTTAGGCTCCTAACCAAAATCGTGTCTGATTAG